In the Patescibacteria group bacterium genome, AATGCGTCCATTAAAAGTAATATATACGGAAGAATATAAATATAGATATAGTTCGTTGGAACGTGAAAATTATTTAAAATCAGGAATTGGGAGAGAAGAAAAAAAACAAATAATATTAAATTATTCGGGGATCGTCTAATGGTAGGACATCAGGTTTTCCTGCCTGCCGGCAGGCAGGGATCCTGACGATCGGGGTTCAAACTATGTCCTCAAGAATTATTTGAAAATTATATCTCATATTATGCATATGACATACAATATTTATATCTTAGTTTCTGAAAACAGAAAAAACTGGAGTTATGTCGGTCAAACCGATAATTTAAAGAGAAGAATTAGAGAACATAATTTAGGAAAGGTCAAATCAACTAAAGGAATGCGTCCATTAAAAGTAATATATACGGAAGAATATAAATATAGATATAGTTCGTTGGAACGTGAAAATTATTTAAAATCAGGAATTGGGAGAGAAGAAAAAAAACAAATAATATTAAATTATTCGGGGATCGTCTAATGGT is a window encoding:
- a CDS encoding GIY-YIG nuclease family protein, producing the protein MTYNIYILVSENRKNWSYVGQTDNLKRRIREHNLGKVKSTKGMRPLKVIYTEEYKYRYSSLERENYLKSGIGREEKKQIILNYSGIV
- a CDS encoding GIY-YIG nuclease family protein, with amino-acid sequence MTYNIYILVSENRKNWSYVGQTDNLKRRIREHNLGKVKSTKGMRPLKVIYTEEYKYRYSSLERENYLKSGIGREEKKQIILNYSGIV